The Anabaena sp. WA102 genome contains a region encoding:
- a CDS encoding COP23 domain-containing protein: MKYQLKTAIVVATLAISSIVGLGDTVQALPPVDNTIDNSNSSAMPDVEPSEVANTGTKFTCVPQGDGSVATVGQRPGGQPIPVIIWTSAASKYFGEKFTPQGRCQIVTPKLNQAVAESGGSLKDVVLMTGRVNNKTVICVVSANDTGCNGRNTLFTLKPENAKKADQVLAQIMQISREGSSAGSVRETQGRVQIKLKDVLTRNRNLSGRQPAKTPAVQDNSRGL, from the coding sequence ATGAAATATCAATTAAAAACAGCGATTGTAGTTGCCACTTTAGCCATATCTAGCATTGTTGGTTTGGGAGATACGGTTCAAGCCTTACCACCAGTGGATAATACAATTGATAATAGTAACAGTAGTGCGATGCCAGATGTAGAACCATCGGAGGTAGCCAACACTGGGACTAAATTTACCTGCGTCCCCCAGGGTGATGGTAGCGTGGCTACGGTTGGTCAGCGACCCGGTGGTCAGCCAATCCCTGTCATTATCTGGACTTCAGCAGCTTCAAAGTATTTTGGTGAGAAATTTACTCCCCAAGGTCGTTGCCAAATCGTGACACCAAAATTAAATCAAGCTGTAGCTGAAAGTGGTGGTAGCCTCAAGGATGTTGTGTTGATGACCGGTCGAGTTAACAATAAAACTGTCATTTGCGTAGTTTCAGCAAATGACACTGGTTGCAATGGACGCAATACTCTGTTTACACTGAAACCAGAAAATGCCAAGAAGGCAGACCAAGTTCTTGCCCAAATCATGCAAATCAGTCGTGAAGGTTCTAGCGCAGGTTCCGTCCGTGAAACACAAGGTCGTGTACAGATCAAATTGAAAGATGTGTTAACAAGAAACCGTAATCTCTCTGGTCGGCAACCGGCAAAGACACCTGCCGTTCAAGATAACTCCCGTGGTTTGTAA
- a CDS encoding DnaJ C-terminal domain-containing protein, whose product MAATDFKDYYAMLGISKTATSEEIKQAFRKLARKFHPDVNPNNKQAEAKFKEVNEAYEVLSDPDKRKKYDQFGQYWKQAGQGFPGGGPGDMGGVDFGQYGSFNDFLNELFGGASPRSGRQSYSYRTPSGRPGGGFNDFGFPDSGTGGTQDTEAVIILTFAEAFSGVQKRFSLGNETIDVRIPGGAKTGTRLRVKGKGQINPMSQQRGDLYLKVELQPHTFFQIEGDNLVCEVLITPDEATLGAAIDVPTPDGHVSVKLPAGVRSGQSLRLRGKGWPIAKGGRGDQFVKVAIAPPKDLTPQERECYEKIRAIRTYNPRSHLAQVKL is encoded by the coding sequence ATGGCTGCAACCGACTTTAAAGACTATTATGCAATGTTAGGAATTAGTAAAACCGCCACTTCAGAAGAAATTAAACAAGCTTTTCGCAAACTAGCCCGTAAATTTCATCCTGATGTTAACCCCAATAACAAACAGGCTGAAGCCAAATTTAAAGAAGTTAATGAAGCCTACGAAGTATTATCAGACCCAGATAAACGCAAAAAATACGATCAATTTGGTCAATATTGGAAACAAGCCGGTCAAGGTTTTCCCGGTGGTGGTCCTGGGGATATGGGCGGAGTTGATTTTGGTCAATACGGCAGTTTTAATGACTTCTTAAACGAATTATTTGGTGGTGCAAGTCCTCGCAGCGGACGACAAAGTTACTCTTATCGGACTCCTTCCGGTAGACCAGGTGGCGGTTTTAACGATTTTGGTTTTCCAGATAGCGGTACTGGTGGCACACAAGATACAGAAGCTGTAATTATTTTAACTTTTGCAGAAGCATTTTCCGGTGTTCAAAAACGCTTTAGTTTAGGAAACGAAACTATTGATGTGCGTATTCCTGGTGGTGCTAAAACTGGGACTCGTTTACGGGTGAAAGGAAAAGGCCAAATTAACCCCATGAGTCAACAACGGGGAGATTTATACTTAAAGGTAGAATTACAACCCCATACTTTTTTCCAAATAGAAGGGGACAATCTGGTTTGCGAAGTCTTAATTACCCCTGATGAAGCCACATTAGGTGCAGCGATAGATGTACCTACACCCGATGGTCATGTCAGTGTTAAGCTACCTGCGGGAGTTCGTTCTGGTCAATCTCTGCGCTTACGTGGTAAGGGCTGGCCTATAGCTAAAGGTGGACGTGGTGATCAATTTGTCAAAGTAGCGATCGCTCCCCCCAAAGACCTCACCCCCCAAGAACGAGAATGTTATGAAAAAATTCGGGCTATCCGCACTTACAACCCCCGCAGTCATTTAGCACAAGTTAAATTGTAA
- a CDS encoding AAA family ATPase — protein MTKLILLIGLPGSGKSTLAKQLLTECPQMQLISTDAIRGQLFGSEAIQGPWLLIWRELEQQLQQAITADQEVIFDATNAQRKNRREVITLARDCGFSYIMGVWVKTPVWLCLSRNQRRIRQVPQDIILRMHRQLQDAPPSVEEGIDELIFF, from the coding sequence ATGACTAAATTAATTTTGCTAATTGGTCTTCCTGGTAGCGGTAAATCAACCTTAGCAAAACAATTATTGACAGAATGCCCTCAGATGCAGCTAATTTCCACAGATGCTATCCGAGGGCAGCTTTTTGGCTCAGAAGCAATTCAAGGACCCTGGCTGCTAATTTGGCGCGAACTGGAACAGCAATTACAGCAAGCCATAACCGCAGATCAAGAAGTGATTTTTGATGCTACCAACGCCCAAAGGAAAAATCGTCGGGAAGTAATTACTCTCGCCCGTGATTGTGGCTTTAGTTATATCATGGGGGTTTGGGTAAAAACTCCAGTTTGGCTATGTTTGTCCCGAAATCAAAGACGGATTCGCCAAGTTCCCCAAGATATAATTCTCCGAATGCACCGTCAACTCCAGGATGCTCCCCCCAGTGTAGAAGAAGGAATAGACGAGCTTATATTCTTTTAA
- a CDS encoding helix-turn-helix domain-containing protein: protein MDARMDAFGIRVRYFRKRLKLSQDELAEKSDLHRTYIGAVERGERNISLMNIFRLADALQVTAKDLFDNQLENGENTKL from the coding sequence ATGGATGCTAGAATGGACGCTTTTGGGATCAGAGTTCGCTATTTCAGAAAACGTTTAAAACTTTCTCAAGATGAATTAGCTGAAAAATCTGACTTACATCGTACATACATTGGTGCTGTAGAGCGAGGTGAACGAAATATTAGTTTAATGAATATTTTTCGTTTAGCTGATGCTCTTCAAGTTACAGCTAAAGATTTATTCGATAATCAACTAGAAAATGGGGAAAACACAAAATTATAA
- a CDS encoding DNA methyltransferase, translated as MFTYLSLFEDRNTHIANCFYRSIEESGFNYQEIDIGDITFKAGQTESVHRWYRLTPSYSPNLVRFFIDIFKISKDDFVVDPFSGRGTTVIECQKHGIKAMGIEINPLLQQVGNKSLLWNIDNTHLINIYLEEIFDTIKKYQTFSLEDVIEIFNTRVPIIHNVFRWWKIHVLKNLIICREIMNQEKYNPISEYIWLSLNKACLDCANIHRNHPTITFDDNHQREIDVYLEISTNLQNIKEDLINLNQDQILFSNFNSIIVSNSTNNLQNIVIDRSIDFVITSPPYPNRYSYVHQTRPQLHFLELLEDVREATEIDLQAIGGTWGRATSILQKDLIRVPDEIKPYLCYYDELKNQNLLMCNYATKYFIDLWKHIKCLKQSVSRNFQGVYVVGNSRLSNVEIFTEVILGKLFQHEGFEVEKIISFRKRGGKKRLYETAVCIKN; from the coding sequence GTGTTCACCTACTTATCACTATTTGAAGATAGAAATACTCATATTGCTAACTGTTTTTATAGAAGCATTGAGGAGTCTGGTTTTAACTATCAAGAAATTGATATAGGTGATATCACATTTAAAGCAGGACAAACAGAGTCAGTACATAGATGGTATCGGTTGACCCCTAGCTATTCGCCAAATTTAGTTCGCTTTTTTATTGATATATTTAAAATTAGTAAAGATGATTTTGTCGTTGATCCATTTAGTGGTAGAGGCACAACAGTTATTGAATGTCAGAAGCATGGAATTAAGGCTATGGGAATTGAGATTAATCCTCTACTTCAGCAAGTGGGAAATAAGTCGTTACTATGGAATATTGATAATACGCATTTAATTAATATTTATCTTGAAGAAATATTTGATACGATTAAAAAATATCAGACATTTTCACTAGAAGATGTTATTGAGATATTCAATACCAGAGTTCCAATTATTCATAATGTCTTTCGTTGGTGGAAAATTCATGTGTTAAAGAATTTGATTATTTGCCGTGAGATAATGAATCAGGAAAAATATAATCCTATTTCTGAATATATCTGGTTGTCTTTGAATAAAGCGTGTTTAGATTGTGCAAATATTCATAGAAATCATCCAACTATTACATTTGATGATAATCATCAGAGGGAGATAGATGTTTATTTGGAAATTAGTACAAATCTCCAGAACATAAAAGAAGATTTGATCAATCTCAATCAAGATCAAATATTATTTTCAAATTTCAACTCTATTATAGTCAGTAATTCCACAAACAACTTACAAAATATAGTTATTGATCGTTCTATAGATTTTGTAATTACTTCACCTCCTTATCCAAACCGTTATAGTTATGTTCATCAGACTAGACCTCAATTACACTTCTTAGAACTCTTAGAAGATGTTCGTGAAGCTACGGAAATAGATTTACAAGCAATAGGTGGAACATGGGGTAGAGCGACTTCAATTTTACAGAAGGATTTAATTAGAGTTCCTGATGAGATTAAGCCATATCTTTGTTATTATGATGAACTCAAAAATCAAAACCTCTTGATGTGTAATTATGCCACCAAATACTTTATTGATTTGTGGAAACATATAAAATGTTTAAAACAGAGCGTATCCAGAAATTTCCAGGGTGTTTATGTTGTCGGCAATTCGAGGCTTTCCAATGTAGAGATATTTACAGAGGTAATTTTAGGTAAGCTTTTTCAACACGAGGGTTTTGAAGTTGAGAAAATAATTTCCTTTAGGAAAAGAGGTGGTAAAAAACGTTTGTATGAAACAGCAGTATGTATTAAAAATTAG
- a CDS encoding COP23 domain-containing protein, translating into MKHQLKTAMIAATLALSSIFALGSTVQAFPKVDNSVNSDVDPSEESYTGTQFTCVPDGNGNVATVGQRAGGEPIPVIIWTSDSSKYFGKKVSPQSRCQIVTERFNQAVAESGGSLKDVVLMNGQVGSKTVICVVSINDTGCDGNNTLFTFNPKNAKKADQILAQIVQISREGSSAGVIRETKGRVQVRLKDLLTMNANHPLRQTRRNPPAQNNPGGL; encoded by the coding sequence ATGAAACATCAATTGAAAACAGCGATGATAGCGGCAACTTTAGCCCTCTCCAGCATTTTTGCCTTGGGGTCTACAGTTCAAGCTTTCCCAAAAGTAGATAATAGTGTTAATTCAGATGTAGATCCGTCGGAGGAATCCTATACAGGAACTCAATTCACCTGTGTACCTGACGGAAATGGTAACGTAGCCACCGTTGGTCAGCGAGCTGGTGGAGAACCAATCCCTGTCATTATCTGGACTTCAGATAGTTCCAAGTATTTTGGCAAGAAAGTTAGTCCTCAAAGCCGTTGCCAAATCGTGACAGAAAGATTTAATCAGGCTGTAGCTGAAAGTGGTGGTAGCCTCAAAGATGTTGTGTTGATGAACGGTCAAGTCGGAAGTAAAACCGTCATTTGCGTAGTTTCTATTAATGACACTGGTTGTGATGGCAATAATACTCTGTTTACCTTCAACCCGAAAAATGCCAAGAAGGCAGACCAAATTCTTGCCCAAATCGTGCAAATCAGTCGTGAGGGTTCCAGTGCCGGCGTAATTCGGGAAACAAAAGGTCGTGTCCAGGTGAGATTGAAGGATTTGCTAACCATGAATGCCAATCACCCACTCCGGCAAACCAGAAGAAACCCTCCTGCTCAAAATAACCCCGGTGGTTTGTAA
- a CDS encoding glucose-1-phosphate adenylyltransferase, whose translation MKKVLAIILGGGAGTRLYPLTKLRAKPAVPVAGKYRLIDIPVSNCINSEIFKIYVLTQFNSASLNRHIARAYNFSGFSDGFVEVLAAQQTPENPNWFQGTADAVRQYIWMLQEWDVEEFLILSGDHLYRMDYRQFIQRHRDTNADITLSVIPMDDRRASDFGLMKINDSGRVIDFSEKPKGEALAQMRVDTTILGLTKEQAALQPYIASMGIYVFKKDVLIKLLKESLERTDFGKEIIPDAAKDHNVQAFLFDDYWEDIGTIESFYEANLALTKQPLPPFSFYDEAAPIYTRARYLPPSKLLNCQITESMIGDGCILKDCRIQHSVLGVRSRIESGSVIEETLIMGADYYQPSVERQCSLEQDDVPVGIGTDTIIRRAIIDKNARIGHNVKIINKDNIQEAEREKQGFYIRSGIVVVLKGALIPDGTII comes from the coding sequence GTGAAAAAAGTTTTAGCAATTATTCTGGGTGGGGGTGCGGGTACCCGGCTTTATCCGTTAACTAAACTCCGCGCCAAACCAGCAGTACCAGTAGCAGGGAAATATCGTCTAATAGATATACCTGTTAGCAACTGCATCAATTCGGAAATATTCAAAATCTACGTCCTCACTCAATTTAACTCAGCCTCTCTGAATCGTCACATCGCCCGTGCTTACAACTTCAGTGGGTTTAGCGATGGGTTTGTGGAAGTGTTAGCAGCACAACAAACCCCAGAAAACCCCAACTGGTTCCAAGGTACGGCTGATGCTGTGCGTCAGTACATCTGGATGTTACAAGAGTGGGATGTAGAAGAATTTCTGATTCTTTCCGGTGATCATCTTTACCGCATGGATTACCGACAATTTATCCAGCGTCACAGAGATACCAATGCTGATATTACACTTTCTGTAATTCCTATGGATGATCGTCGCGCCTCAGACTTTGGCTTGATGAAAATTAATGATTCAGGTAGGGTAATTGACTTTAGCGAAAAACCCAAAGGTGAAGCTTTAGCACAAATGCGTGTTGATACCACCATCTTGGGGTTGACAAAGGAACAAGCTGCATTACAGCCATATATCGCCTCAATGGGGATTTATGTCTTTAAAAAAGATGTTTTGATTAAGTTGCTAAAAGAATCTTTAGAACGGACTGATTTTGGTAAGGAAATTATTCCTGACGCAGCGAAGGATCACAATGTTCAAGCTTTCTTATTTGACGACTATTGGGAAGATATTGGGACAATTGAATCTTTTTATGAGGCTAATTTAGCCCTGACTAAGCAACCCCTACCTCCTTTTAGCTTCTACGATGAAGCAGCACCGATTTATACTCGCGCTCGTTACTTACCCCCCTCTAAACTGTTGAATTGCCAAATCACAGAATCTATGATTGGCGACGGTTGTATTTTGAAAGATTGTCGGATTCAACATTCAGTTTTGGGAGTGCGATCGCGGATAGAATCAGGATCGGTAATTGAAGAAACCCTGATCATGGGTGCTGACTATTACCAACCATCTGTAGAAAGACAATGCAGTTTAGAACAAGATGATGTTCCCGTCGGTATTGGTACAGACACCATTATTCGTCGTGCCATCATTGATAAAAATGCCCGCATTGGTCACAATGTGAAAATTATCAACAAAGACAACATCCAAGAAGCAGAAAGAGAAAAGCAAGGATTCTATATCCGTAGCGGCATTGTCGTTGTTCTCAAGGGTGCTTTAATTCCTGATGGTACAATCATTTAG